The window ACCCGAAGGTAAAATTTGAACAAGTGCAATTTCAGATGCTCTGCTGGCAGGACTAGTATTTTTAACCCTAAAACGAGCATAGAATGATTGCCCTTGCTTTGTAGATTCAGGATTAATCATTCTTCCCTCATCATCATAATAATCAACTTCTAATGAAAGATTCTTTTCTTCGCTTGCTGCTTCATCTTTTAGAGGAACACCATTCCATGAAAGGGCAGCATAAACTTTATCTACATTAGAATCATCACTCAAGCTAATACTGATGTTTTGGCTAAAATTATTTTTTATTGGAATTCTGAATCTTCCATTTTCATTAAATTCAACCGTGCTCCCATCAGCCAATTTAACATCTCCTTTAATCACCTTTCCATCACTTAAGTCTATTCCTGCCTTATCGAAGTAATGCCCCAAAGCCAGTAGCATATAGCCGGAGCTTTGCGTACTTAAATACTCTTTGGAAGATAAACCTTTAGCTACTTGCTTAGCCATCAGCTCCGCTGTTTCCATATCTTCCAAAATGGTGGCGCAATACAAAATGATGGCATCATCACGGTATTTAGAACCAAAATTATAGGAGAAAGCATCATATTCTTCTGTTTCTGTGCCTGCCGCTACAATGATGTTATCTTTAACATTGTCAACTCCCGAAAGATGATATGCTGCAGCCAACATCCATCTTTCTGCATTATTCATTTTAGATAACTCATTTTCCATTAAAAGATTCATCTCTGAAATAGGCCTTTTCTTTGCCAAGCTAAGAATAAACACCCTGTTAACTCTGGTGCTTAATTCACCTCTTCTGCGACTTGATTGTCTGCTTAATCCATCAATAGCATTATCGTAAATAAAATCAGGAACTGAATAGCCCAAATTCTTAGCTTCAATCAGATAGTGCGTGGCATAATTTGTTCCCCACTCTGAAGGTTTATTGCTTCCAGGCCAATAAGAAAAACTACCACTTCCCAGTGCAAATTGTTGGAGGCGGTTGATCCCTTCGTTAATATTTTCATCGATCTCACTGAGTTCTTCCTTGCCAAAGTAGCCCATCTTCTTGAGATATAATTGGGGAAAAACAGAAGAAACGGTTTGTTCAATACAACCATACGGATATCTAATCAACCATTTCAAACGATGTTCAAAATCCATATTAGGGAATATATTGATATCTAGAGTAGCGTAGTTAGTCCCGTCTATTCCTATTTTAGGAACTTTCATATCAATGCTTTTGCCAACATTAACATCTACTGTCTTCTTATCATAAACCCTACTAGCGGAAGGAGTGATGGCAATATCAGTCTCATTTTCTACTTTAATATTTCCTGAAACACCTTCAATCCTGATTTTGGCTTTACCTACAGCTTCTTTTACCCTAACCTTAAACTTAATTTGTGTGTCATCCTGATTACTAAAATCAACCGTTTTGGAAGCTTCTCCAAGTATTTCTAAGGGCCCATCAATTTTCAGCTCAAATTTAGCTGTTTTAACATTTTGATTTACCTTGAATAAAGCAACAGGCAGGGTGAACTCATCTCCTGGTTTTAAAATTCTAGGAATGGTCGGTTGCATAATAATTTCGGATTTAACAGGAACCGTTTTTTCTGCATGACCATAACTTCCATTTTGAGTTCCCACTACCATTACCCTTACCGCTCCATTGTAATTAGGCATATGAAATTTCACCTTAGCCTTCCCATTTGCATCTGTCATAAAAGGCCCTTTAAACATACTTACCGGCTTGAATCGCTTAGTATCATCATTCAAATCGGTTTGTGATTCTCTGTAATCCATCTCCATGCCTCCTCCGATGGAAAAGGTTTGAAATACATCGTTTTTATTGGCACTAATTATATGAGAAAACACATCGTAAGTATTTACCTGCAGCCCTATCTTTTTGTAGAATGAAATCCACGGATTAGGTGTTCTAAATTGCGTTAAACTGAGCAATCCTTCATCTACTACAGCAATTGTAAACTGTGATTTTTTACCATTAGTAGTATTAATATTCACCTCGAAATCTTCATTTGGCACCAGATTTTGAGCCATATTGATATTGTATCCAATTTTAGTATCTGGATCTTCAACCATAATTGGAATAATTCCGAACATTCTAATGGGTCTGTCATTTTGAGTCTGCTCATGTCGTTGAATCACAGAAACTGTTGCATAGACATTCGGCACCATGTTTTTCCTAATCGGAATATCCACGATCAGTTCATCAGAATTCTCTTTAGAAGGATCTACCCAAAACCAATCCAACATATCATCGCCTTGTTCTAAAGTGACTAACACTCGTCCGGACTTCGGATTTGGTAATTTTATTTTGGCTGTCTCACTCGGAGCATACTTTTCCTCATCTGATTTTAGAGCCAAATTGCCTTCGTTCAAATCTCCACCGGGAACACTCCCATACCGATAAGCGCTAAAGAAAGAAGAACTGACATGTCCATTTCCTCCATCACTTACTTCAATCAAATACTCACCACTTTCTTGGGGACTAAAACTAATATAATCGATCTTGTCCGAAGTGGTGATTTTTCCTTCAGTTTCCAAATAGGTCTGGCTATCTTCCTTATATTTCAGCTGATAATTTCTTCTGTTGTTGTATTGATACCACCATCTACTGTCATTTCTATACACTTTGTAGTGAAGAGTTTTGCCACTCATTTTATTGCCCTTTTCATCTAAAAGAACAACTGGAAACCTTACTTCTTCACTAGTTTTATAATAGTGATAACCGCTAGGATCTTTTAATCCTACATAATTGGGATATCGGTGGAGATCTACAACATTATAATTCTCATTTGGCTGACCTCCGGTTTCAAATACTTTCGCAATAATCTTTGCTTTCAAAGCTGAAGGAATAGTGCCCAATTCTGGAATCACCCAACTACTGCTGAGCAAGCCATCTGCATCAAGCTGTGATTTTAAAACATTCTGACTAAGTGCTCTAAATTCAGCATCAGCACGGCTAAAATTGAAATCTTTGTATTTCGGGAAACTGATTTTCCATGGCAAGATTTCCACACTGACTTCGGTCTTCAATTTTGAGGCAGGGGTTCCGAATAAGTAGCGCGATTCAATATCAAAATCCAAGGTCTTATCCGTCCAGCTAAAAGTTCTCTTTTCTGGCTTTACCATCACTTTGAGCTTTTCTGCCACCACTGTTTCTATTTTTAAATTCTCACTAAAAGAGGAACCTCCTGCATTTATTCTGATGGAGTAATTTCCTGTTGGAGCATTATCTTCCGTATTGAAAGCAAACACAAAAAGACCATCATTAGATCTTGGTTGAGTGGCTTCATGAACAATTTTGTATTCAGGATCCCTGACGGTAATAGTTGCCTTATTATTTTGAGGGAAAGTATTGTTGGAATTTCTTACTATGGCACTAACATGAATGGAATCACCTGGCCTATAGACTCCTCTTTCTGTATAAATAAAAGCTTTGGTTCTACCTCTATTTGAATAAGTACCTCCCACATCAAAACCTGAAGTACTCCACTGCATTTCATTTTTTTTCAGTGCAGTAATTTGATTACTCTTTTCTGCTAACAAATAATAAAAATAACTTTTGCTGGTATGGACATGCCCGTTATCTCCCGTAGTGAAAGTGTAATCTACATTGCCATTATAATCTAACAGTTTAATATCTACTCCTGAGACAGGTTCAGCAGTAACGAGGTCTGTGGCAAAAATATCCAAGCCGTTAGAAGTACTTTTTACCGTGATACCTAAATCACTTATAAATAAAGGCTTGTATATCTGTCCCTTTTCCTGGATATGACTCAGCTCATCCCCTTCAATTGGAATGCTTACATCAGAAGGAGTAAAATTAACTCGGACTAAAAATATCCCATGCTGATAGGTGCTAAATAAATCCGATAGATCAAATTCATTCAATACCCACTCATTTTTTTTATCCTTCAGTTCAATGGTTTGGTTTTTTACTATAACACCAACCGTACTGGAGTAATCATTATTAAAAGCTTCATTTCGTGTTTTTTCACTCTTGAGTTGCTCAGCAGTAAGAAACTGACCTACCTTATTTGTATAAAGCTTTTTGACTTCCAAATGAACCCGTTTCAAATTAGAAGTATAAAATTGAATTTTACTTTGGTTGGAGGAAGGCAAAATGATACCATTTGACCCAAATTCAATTTGTGGTTGAATGTTTGACAGACTGATTTCTTCGGTTTTTTTACTTTCTGTTTTGGTACCCCACTTACTTCGAATCCCCTTTTCAATGGTAACAGCATAACTTTCACCAAATTTAAATTCTCCATCTAGGATTACTGCTTTCCCCAATTTTTTAGGTGATATTTTTACATTAGGTGAGATGCTTACTAGGCCTGATATATCTTGATCCACATCCAAGTCATCAGAAAAAGTTAAGCGCAATCTTGGCTTTTTACCACTTTCATCTGCTGACAATTTTGTCATTTTCATCTGCGTAATTGGCGCAATATTGAAAACTTCTGTATAGCCATTTGAAATATCAAGACTCTTTTTATCTATATTAAAACTGAATTCCTGATCTTCATCAGTTCTATCAATGGGACTGGAAGTGAATTTGAAGTTTTTGTCATCAAGTTTACTCCAATTTATTATAACATCGCCACCTTCAATCTCCGTGGCTTTTTCAACAGCTTCGAGAGTAGTTTTTTCAGTAAAGGACAGCCCACCGCTGTATATTACCTTTTTAGGATTATTTCTCTCTACTAATTCTACGTTTCCAGTGAAGCTACTAATCTCTCTACCGATAACGCTTAAATGAAATATTATATCTTCTAATCCTTTTTCTTTAAAAGAGGGTGAAAGCTTTTGAAGATCGAGTTGACCTTCTATCTCTTCTCTCATGGGAAGTGCTGCTTCAGGAATAAATTTTAGCACACTTGTACTTACCCAAACAGCCTTTCCATCTATCGATGGATCGAAATTGAAAATGTCAGTAGGACTACTATCCACCTCATTTTCTTCAATAACGGGATTGTTGAAAATCACCTGTATTTCATCATCAAAGTGAACATCTCCATTAGTCACGAAACTGACTTCTTTTGCAATCTCTTCAGAGAATTCCAATTTGGCCTCCTGACTTTTCTTTTCAGAATTCTTTCCACAGGAAACCAACAATATTAAACAAAGTAAACTAAACGCGATTTGCTTGAAGGGGAGACTAGATTTCATAATGTATAAATGCTTTGTAAAGTTAGACCTTAAAACTAAGTAAAAATGAAACAAAGCATATCGGCTATAAACAGATTTATTTAAAAAATTATTTAATTCTCAATGGATTGTATAAATGAATGTTTCATGCAATATCCACAGTTCTGATTTCAGAAAATTTTTAGAAATAAATTAATGCAAGCTTGTTTTAGAAATCAAGTACCTGATTTTTTCATCCATTCTGGTGTTTCAGGTGCTTTATAGGATTCCATCTTTTGAAGTAGATTATTCATATCAGTATCCTGCAAAAGCATATCCTTATTTATCGTTTTTAGAAAATCCTGCTTGTTCATTCCTTGTATCATTGCCAATAAAGGCTGATAGAACTCTTTGATGTTTAATAATCCAATAGGCTTATGATGAAGACCTAGTTGAGCCCATGTTAAAATTTCAAACAGCTCTTCCATGGTACCGAAACCCCCAGGTAAAGCAATAAAGCCATCTGACAAATCATGCATTTTTAATTTTCTTTCATGCATAGATTTCACCACTATCATTTCCGATAAATCGTTATGAGCTACTTCTTTGGTTTGTAAAAAGTCAGGAATAACGCCTATAACTTCTCCCCCTTTATCTAAAGCACCTTCTGCAACCGCACCCATCAGTCCAATTTTTGCTCCACCGTATACTAGCCCAATATTTTTTTCAGTAAGCAACTGACCCAGTCTAAAAGCTTCCTGTTCAAAATAAGGGTCAATCCCAGCACTCGAACCACAAAATACCGCTATTCTATTCATAAAAAGCTATTTAATTAAATTAAGGTTCTAATCACAATTTTCTACCACCTGGATTTTTATAATTATTGAAGAAGGATAAAATAATAACAGCTTTTTTCTCTTCATCAATTTGATAATAAAGACTATTGTATTTCAGAATCACTGCTCTGTATATGTCCTTACTTTCAGACTTGGGATATAATCTGGGGTTCTTTTCAATAAGATTAATAGTGATATTTATGGCTTCTTTCAAATTATCAGTAACTACATCAGGCCATTTATTCTTCAAATAATTAGAAATCTCTTCTAATTCTCTTAACGCTTTTTCAGTCTATAAGACTTTATAGCCATTTTTCATATCGCTTTTTCGCTTCAGAATGAGGAATCAGTTTGCCTTTTTTTGCATCTTCCCTTCCCAACCTTATTGACTCTTTTTCGGCTTCAGATAAATCTGCCCAAAAATCTTTTTCAGAATATTTTCTAATATCCTCAATTTGACGCAATATGGCATCATTTTCCTGAGCATTAATCCAGCTTATCAGATCTTGCTTTAAATCCTCTATTTTGGTATTCCTCATATTCTTAAGTTATTAAATATAAAACTTAAATCAAATCATTTAAATTCCGTTGTTTTTAAACAGCATCCTCTCCCCTGTTCCAGCCTC is drawn from Marivirga arenosa and contains these coding sequences:
- a CDS encoding LOG family protein; translated protein: MNRIAVFCGSSAGIDPYFEQEAFRLGQLLTEKNIGLVYGGAKIGLMGAVAEGALDKGGEVIGVIPDFLQTKEVAHNDLSEMIVVKSMHERKLKMHDLSDGFIALPGGFGTMEELFEILTWAQLGLHHKPIGLLNIKEFYQPLLAMIQGMNKQDFLKTINKDMLLQDTDMNNLLQKMESYKAPETPEWMKKSGT
- a CDS encoding alpha-2-macroglobulin family protein; protein product: MKSSLPFKQIAFSLLCLILLVSCGKNSEKKSQEAKLEFSEEIAKEVSFVTNGDVHFDDEIQVIFNNPVIEENEVDSSPTDIFNFDPSIDGKAVWVSTSVLKFIPEAALPMREEIEGQLDLQKLSPSFKEKGLEDIIFHLSVIGREISSFTGNVELVERNNPKKVIYSGGLSFTEKTTLEAVEKATEIEGGDVIINWSKLDDKNFKFTSSPIDRTDEDQEFSFNIDKKSLDISNGYTEVFNIAPITQMKMTKLSADESGKKPRLRLTFSDDLDVDQDISGLVSISPNVKISPKKLGKAVILDGEFKFGESYAVTIEKGIRSKWGTKTESKKTEEISLSNIQPQIEFGSNGIILPSSNQSKIQFYTSNLKRVHLEVKKLYTNKVGQFLTAEQLKSEKTRNEAFNNDYSSTVGVIVKNQTIELKDKKNEWVLNEFDLSDLFSTYQHGIFLVRVNFTPSDVSIPIEGDELSHIQEKGQIYKPLFISDLGITVKSTSNGLDIFATDLVTAEPVSGVDIKLLDYNGNVDYTFTTGDNGHVHTSKSYFYYLLAEKSNQITALKKNEMQWSTSGFDVGGTYSNRGRTKAFIYTERGVYRPGDSIHVSAIVRNSNNTFPQNNKATITVRDPEYKIVHEATQPRSNDGLFVFAFNTEDNAPTGNYSIRINAGGSSFSENLKIETVVAEKLKVMVKPEKRTFSWTDKTLDFDIESRYLFGTPASKLKTEVSVEILPWKISFPKYKDFNFSRADAEFRALSQNVLKSQLDADGLLSSSWVIPELGTIPSALKAKIIAKVFETGGQPNENYNVVDLHRYPNYVGLKDPSGYHYYKTSEEVRFPVVLLDEKGNKMSGKTLHYKVYRNDSRWWYQYNNRRNYQLKYKEDSQTYLETEGKITTSDKIDYISFSPQESGEYLIEVSDGGNGHVSSSFFSAYRYGSVPGGDLNEGNLALKSDEEKYAPSETAKIKLPNPKSGRVLVTLEQGDDMLDWFWVDPSKENSDELIVDIPIRKNMVPNVYATVSVIQRHEQTQNDRPIRMFGIIPIMVEDPDTKIGYNINMAQNLVPNEDFEVNINTTNGKKSQFTIAVVDEGLLSLTQFRTPNPWISFYKKIGLQVNTYDVFSHIISANKNDVFQTFSIGGGMEMDYRESQTDLNDDTKRFKPVSMFKGPFMTDANGKAKVKFHMPNYNGAVRVMVVGTQNGSYGHAEKTVPVKSEIIMQPTIPRILKPGDEFTLPVALFKVNQNVKTAKFELKIDGPLEILGEASKTVDFSNQDDTQIKFKVRVKEAVGKAKIRIEGVSGNIKVENETDIAITPSASRVYDKKTVDVNVGKSIDMKVPKIGIDGTNYATLDINIFPNMDFEHRLKWLIRYPYGCIEQTVSSVFPQLYLKKMGYFGKEELSEIDENINEGINRLQQFALGSGSFSYWPGSNKPSEWGTNYATHYLIEAKNLGYSVPDFIYDNAIDGLSRQSSRRRGELSTRVNRVFILSLAKKRPISEMNLLMENELSKMNNAERWMLAAAYHLSGVDNVKDNIIVAAGTETEEYDAFSYNFGSKYRDDAIILYCATILEDMETAELMAKQVAKGLSSKEYLSTQSSGYMLLALGHYFDKAGIDLSDGKVIKGDVKLADGSTVEFNENGRFRIPIKNNFSQNISISLSDDSNVDKVYAALSWNGVPLKDEAASEEKNLSLEVDYYDDEGRMINPESTKQGQSFYARFRVKNTSPASRASEIALVQILPSGWQIDNTRLKESVAPEWMNQWNINKEDYVDIRDDRAMWFFDLEGNTEYDFVMKLNAVSVGEYQLPATLVEAMYNPDYKARNTSKKVYVESMD